A window from uncultured Desulfobacter sp. encodes these proteins:
- a CDS encoding Fe-Mn family superoxide dismutase: MDRRKFLKLSAGAGAFALLSMTGIGCKGPGGRMVIQDSLPYKANALEPYISERTVLIHYGKHQAGYVKKMNVMIKGTVYADLDIETIIQKSYGNADEAGIFNNSAQVFNHTFYWKSMKPGGGGEPTGTLAEKIQADFGSYYAFKKAFSDAALSQFGSGWAWLVRDPEDDKLKIIKTSNADTPIAQGLTPLLTIDVWEHAYYLDYQNRRADYVNTYLEHLVNWEFAEANLAG, encoded by the coding sequence ATGGACAGAAGGAAATTTTTAAAACTCTCGGCCGGTGCGGGCGCCTTTGCACTGTTAAGTATGACCGGTATCGGCTGTAAAGGCCCTGGGGGACGAATGGTGATCCAGGATTCTCTACCCTACAAAGCCAATGCCCTTGAGCCGTATATTTCTGAACGAACCGTTCTCATTCATTATGGCAAGCACCAGGCAGGTTATGTGAAGAAAATGAACGTAATGATTAAGGGAACCGTCTATGCCGACCTGGATATTGAGACCATTATCCAGAAAAGCTACGGCAACGCCGATGAGGCCGGTATTTTTAATAATTCCGCCCAGGTTTTCAATCATACCTTTTATTGGAAAAGTATGAAACCGGGCGGCGGCGGTGAGCCGACCGGTACCCTTGCCGAAAAAATCCAAGCCGACTTCGGCAGTTACTATGCATTCAAAAAAGCCTTTTCTGATGCCGCGCTCTCCCAGTTCGGCAGCGGATGGGCATGGCTGGTCAGGGACCCCGAAGATGATAAACTGAAAATCATCAAAACCTCAAACGCTGATACCCCCATTGCCCAGGGCCTGACGCCGCTTCTTACCATTGATGTGTGGGAACATGCATATTATCTGGATTATCAGAACCGCAGGGCAGACTATGTAAATACATACCTGGAACATCTGGTTAACTGGGAATTTGCAGAGGCCAATCTGGCCGGGTAA
- a CDS encoding pentapeptide repeat-containing protein yields MLDVKHARYELVITMDRAPFDLLMKCSGQKDMTEWNVWRKHNPDHPVLLQNLNLEKAYLRGADLHGADLRGTNLRGADLSGAKLCDGSRRWADLSGADLREADLCLTDFRGATLIGANFSRAYLYYTNLSWTNLSFANFYDADLWACMYKSVLISVDLDQANRLVKYFTKRACQLEGTYKCFLDITQKSQELSNALGHEPELDLIVV; encoded by the coding sequence ATGCTTGATGTAAAACATGCAAGATATGAACTCGTGATAACGATGGACAGAGCGCCGTTTGATTTATTGATGAAGTGCTCTGGTCAAAAGGATATGACGGAATGGAATGTGTGGAGAAAGCACAACCCCGATCATCCGGTGCTCCTGCAAAATTTAAATCTGGAGAAGGCCTATCTCCGGGGAGCCGATCTGCATGGTGCTGATTTACGGGGAACGAACCTTCGTGGTGCAGATTTAAGTGGTGCTAAACTTTGCGACGGCAGCCGACGTTGGGCTGATCTGAGTGGCGCTGATTTGAGAGAGGCGGATCTTTGCCTGACGGATTTTAGGGGCGCCACGCTCATCGGGGCAAATTTTAGCCGCGCATATTTGTATTATACCAACCTGAGCTGGACCAACCTGAGCTTCGCAAATTTCTACGATGCCGATCTTTGGGCCTGTATGTATAAGTCGGTTCTTATCTCTGTCGATCTGGATCAAGCGAACAGACTCGTCAAATATTTTACAAAGAGGGCATGTCAATTAGAGGGAACATATAAATGCTTTCTCGATATTACCCAAAAATCACAGGAGCTATCCAATGCGTTGGGGCATGAACCGGAATTAGATCTCATTGTCGTTTAA
- a CDS encoding ABC transporter permease, which produces MRFKRHNHSRQNNKSPLFLKISTAMGLLFLHIPFGFILLYAFSTEDKSYQFPPPGLTLKWFSVAFHRQDIWDAILLSLRVACTSTLIAMILGTLAAAALYKKKFFGRETISLLIILPIALPGIITGISLRSAFHLGHVPFSFWTIVLGHATFCIVVVYNNAVARFRRLSASQIEASMDLGANGLQTIYHIVLPNIATALLAGGMLAFALSFDEVIVTTFTAGQQTTLPIWMLTELVRPRQRPVTNVVAVFILAVTFIPILFAYYFTQGTQDIEGSGK; this is translated from the coding sequence ATGCGCTTTAAACGACACAATCACTCAAGACAAAATAATAAATCTCCGCTGTTTTTAAAAATATCAACGGCAATGGGACTGCTGTTTCTCCATATCCCGTTTGGGTTTATCCTGCTCTATGCCTTTTCCACCGAGGATAAATCCTACCAGTTCCCCCCGCCCGGGCTTACCCTCAAATGGTTCTCCGTGGCTTTTCACCGCCAGGATATCTGGGATGCCATTTTGTTGTCCCTGCGGGTGGCCTGCACCTCAACGCTTATCGCTATGATACTGGGCACCCTTGCAGCTGCGGCGTTATATAAGAAGAAGTTTTTCGGCAGGGAAACCATCTCGCTTCTGATCATCCTGCCCATTGCCCTGCCGGGCATCATCACGGGCATATCCCTGCGCAGCGCATTTCACCTCGGTCACGTCCCGTTCAGTTTCTGGACCATTGTGCTGGGCCATGCCACGTTCTGTATTGTGGTGGTGTACAACAATGCCGTGGCACGATTCAGGCGGCTGTCTGCATCCCAGATCGAAGCGTCCATGGATCTGGGGGCAAACGGACTCCAGACCATTTACCATATCGTGCTGCCCAACATTGCCACAGCCCTTTTGGCCGGCGGCATGCTGGCATTTGCATTGAGCTTTGACGAAGTTATTGTGACCACATTCACCGCAGGCCAGCAAACCACCCTTCCCATCTGGATGCTCACGGAACTTGTGCGCCCAAGGCAACGCCCCGTGACAAACGTGGTGGCCGTTTTCATCCTTGCGGTGACCTTTATTCCCATATTGTTCGCATATTATTTCACCCAGGGAACCCAGGATATAGAAGGCAGCGGGAAGTGA
- a CDS encoding ABC transporter permease: protein MTLDATMKFRQSSRQAVLEKISTFFYRRPLVFLGFLLIPPLLWLGVVYIGSLFSLLLQSFFSIDPFSGMINRELTLGTYGQLFSAANMDIVFRTAAMAGAVTLASALIAFPIAYFMARYAKGRMKALLYLAVMLPLWSSYLVRVYSWKLILAKEGILSWIFAKIGLSWFLDGLLALPVVGGSSLSVSYIGTFLVFVYIWMPYMILPIQASLERVPASLIEASADLGASPGKSFMTVIFPLAFPGVVAGSIFTFSLTLGDYIIPGIIGSSRFFIGQAVYAHQGIAGNIPLAAAFSVVPIIIMAAYLTIAKRLGAFDAL from the coding sequence ATGACCCTTGATGCAACAATGAAATTCAGACAATCTTCCCGGCAGGCGGTTTTGGAAAAAATCTCCACCTTTTTTTACCGGCGGCCGTTGGTTTTCCTGGGATTTTTACTCATACCTCCCTTGCTCTGGCTGGGTGTGGTCTATATCGGTTCCCTTTTTTCCCTGCTGCTGCAAAGCTTTTTCTCCATTGATCCGTTCAGCGGGATGATCAACCGGGAACTGACCCTTGGGACCTATGGCCAGCTCTTTTCTGCGGCAAATATGGACATCGTTTTCAGAACCGCCGCCATGGCAGGTGCCGTAACCCTGGCATCGGCTCTGATCGCCTTTCCCATCGCCTATTTCATGGCCAGGTATGCCAAAGGGCGCATGAAGGCCCTGCTCTATCTTGCGGTGATGCTGCCGTTGTGGTCCAGCTATCTGGTCCGGGTCTATTCATGGAAACTGATTCTTGCCAAGGAGGGTATTTTAAGCTGGATTTTTGCCAAAATCGGGCTCTCATGGTTTCTGGACGGGCTGCTGGCCCTGCCTGTGGTGGGCGGATCATCCCTGTCGGTGAGTTATATCGGGACCTTCCTGGTATTTGTTTACATCTGGATGCCCTATATGATTCTGCCCATCCAGGCCTCCCTTGAACGGGTGCCCGCCTCGTTGATCGAAGCGTCGGCGGATCTGGGGGCATCGCCGGGCAAGTCTTTTATGACCGTGATCTTTCCCCTGGCCTTCCCCGGGGTGGTGGCAGGCTCGATTTTCACCTTTTCTCTGACCCTGGGCGACTACATCATTCCCGGAATCATCGGATCATCCAGATTCTTCATCGGTCAGGCCGTATACGCCCACCAGGGAATTGCCGGTAACATTCCTCTGGCGGCGGCCTTTTCAGTTGTACCCATAATTATCATGGCGGCTTACCTGACCATAGCAAAACGACTGGGGGCATTTGATGCGCTTTAA
- a CDS encoding ABC transporter ATP-binding protein yields MEPNYAIRFTDVCRYYGAVHALEHVSFDVADGEFFSMLGPSGSGKTTSLRLIAGFETPTSGHILIHGTRADGIPPYNRNVNTVFQDYALFPHMTILQNVSYGLMVKGVKKKEYTQKAQEMLTLVKLGDMGSRRPSQLSGGQRQRVALARALINQPRVLLLDEPLGALDLKLRKQMQIELKALQRELGITFIYVTHDQDEALSMSDRLAVFRRGKIEQIGTPKDVYEYPRTAFVADFVGNANVIKKSTAQKITGAAAAFAVRPEKIKFAPDNVPLPPNHVSTWGEITDIHYHGSGSSITLTLDDETNLVLIQPHDSTDGTLPEHICLGAEKTVMWHRDDTREFKGAHK; encoded by the coding sequence ATGGAACCCAATTACGCAATAAGATTTACAGATGTCTGCCGCTATTACGGCGCGGTCCATGCCCTGGAGCATGTCAGCTTTGATGTGGCGGACGGGGAGTTCTTCTCCATGCTCGGCCCGTCGGGGTCGGGGAAAACCACAAGCCTGAGATTAATCGCAGGCTTTGAAACGCCCACATCCGGCCACATTTTAATCCACGGCACCCGGGCCGACGGAATCCCCCCATACAACCGTAACGTCAATACGGTATTCCAGGATTACGCCCTGTTTCCCCACATGACGATCCTTCAAAATGTCTCCTACGGTCTGATGGTTAAAGGGGTAAAAAAAAAGGAGTATACCCAGAAGGCACAAGAGATGCTCACCCTGGTAAAACTCGGGGATATGGGCAGCAGACGGCCCTCCCAGCTTTCCGGCGGTCAGCGCCAGCGGGTGGCTCTGGCCCGGGCACTGATCAATCAACCCCGTGTACTGCTGCTGGATGAACCCCTGGGCGCCCTGGATCTCAAGTTAAGAAAGCAGATGCAGATCGAGCTGAAAGCCCTGCAGCGGGAGCTTGGCATTACCTTTATTTATGTCACCCACGACCAGGATGAAGCCCTTTCCATGAGCGATCGGCTGGCGGTGTTTCGGCGAGGCAAAATTGAACAGATCGGAACGCCCAAGGATGTGTATGAATATCCCCGCACAGCGTTTGTGGCAGATTTTGTGGGTAATGCCAACGTCATTAAAAAATCAACGGCGCAAAAAATCACCGGTGCGGCGGCCGCCTTTGCCGTACGGCCCGAAAAAATAAAATTCGCACCTGACAACGTCCCCCTCCCCCCAAACCATGTGTCCACTTGGGGGGAAATCACTGACATCCACTACCATGGATCAGGCTCCTCAATCACGCTGACCCTTGATGACGAAACCAATCTGGTCCTGATCCAGCCCCATGATTCAACGGACGGCACCCTGCCGGAACATATCTGCCTGGGGGCGGAAAAAACTGTCATGTGGCACCGGGACGATACCCGTGAATTTAAGGGAGCACATAAATAA
- a CDS encoding ABC transporter substrate-binding protein, protein MPKHITALFVTLLVSFYLPLSAMAGPMEKIGPLEDALDIVAWPGYIERGETDPAYDWVTEFEKKYNCKVRVKTAGTSDEMVALMNEGGFDLVTASGDASLRLIAGKRVQEINTALIPSWNTVDARLQNAPWHTVNGKHYGVPYQWGANVLMYNTEVFKTPPTSWNVVFEEMTLSDGKSNKGRVQAFDGPIYIADAALYLKKHKPELGIQDPYELNETQYKAAVEILRGQRKIVNRYWHDAFVQIDDFTNEGVVASSAWPFQVNILQSKGQPIASTIPEEGATGWADTTMLHADAPHPNLAYKWLEWSLNKKLQGDLASWFGSVPVVLDACQGNALLGENGCATNGLNNFEKISFWRTPVANCKSQDRCEPYYKWVTDYIAILGGR, encoded by the coding sequence ATGCCCAAACATATAACCGCACTATTTGTTACGCTGCTGGTCTCATTTTACCTGCCGCTGTCCGCCATGGCAGGCCCCATGGAAAAAATCGGCCCCCTGGAGGATGCCCTGGATATTGTCGCCTGGCCCGGATATATCGAGCGCGGTGAGACAGATCCCGCCTATGACTGGGTCACGGAGTTTGAAAAAAAATACAACTGCAAAGTCCGGGTGAAAACCGCAGGTACATCCGATGAGATGGTCGCCTTGATGAATGAAGGCGGATTTGACCTGGTAACCGCTTCCGGAGATGCAAGTCTGCGGCTGATCGCAGGCAAGCGGGTCCAGGAGATCAACACCGCCTTGATCCCAAGCTGGAATACGGTGGATGCAAGACTTCAGAACGCGCCCTGGCACACGGTCAACGGCAAACATTATGGTGTGCCCTACCAATGGGGTGCCAATGTGCTCATGTATAACACCGAGGTGTTTAAAACACCGCCCACATCCTGGAACGTGGTGTTTGAGGAGATGACCCTTTCGGACGGCAAATCAAACAAAGGCCGGGTCCAGGCCTTTGACGGCCCCATATACATTGCCGACGCCGCCCTCTATCTGAAAAAGCACAAACCTGAACTTGGTATCCAAGATCCTTACGAACTCAATGAAACCCAGTACAAGGCCGCCGTGGAAATTCTGCGCGGGCAGCGTAAAATCGTTAACCGCTACTGGCATGATGCCTTTGTTCAGATTGACGACTTTACCAACGAAGGGGTGGTCGCCTCTTCGGCCTGGCCCTTCCAGGTGAACATCCTGCAGTCCAAGGGTCAGCCCATCGCCAGCACCATTCCCGAAGAAGGCGCGACAGGCTGGGCCGACACCACCATGCTCCATGCCGATGCGCCCCATCCCAACCTGGCCTACAAATGGCTGGAATGGTCCTTGAACAAAAAACTGCAGGGTGATCTGGCCTCCTGGTTCGGCAGTGTGCCGGTGGTGCTTGATGCCTGCCAGGGCAATGCGCTTTTGGGGGAAAACGGATGTGCCACCAACGGCCTGAATAATTTTGAAAAAATCAGCTTCTGGCGTACCCCGGTGGCCAATTGCAAGAGCCAGGACAGGTGCGAACCCTACTATAAATGGGTGACCGACTACATTGCCATCCTTGGCGGACGTTAG
- a CDS encoding GAF domain-containing protein, producing MNADIQNTLKQEVSQLGQRLKTIEELLSNRSWEENQRVFEIETNSAVTELSYALVTSNATLPGIANIVLNYAKVFTKSESGYVSSIDPQTKNNLCHTLTGMMGDSCKISDYEKGIVFPVGPDGKYPTLWGHCLNTREAFYTNSPQTHEASTGTPEKHIKLRNFLSVPAIIGDKVYGQISVANTINGYTDYELKGVKRLAAVFALAIQREMDKVKLQQEIKKRKILERNMHDGDKTFNQIDLEEANRALRALLEQRGMEQKQTEKKIIQNVNHLISPYFEKLEQTGLTPQQQTYLKIIKNNLKDVISPFMTQTKSAGIYLTPQELQVASLIRSGHPSKDIAEILDIAPNSVNFHRKNLRRKFKIRNRQVNLQTYLLAFDKL from the coding sequence GTGAACGCAGACATTCAAAACACCCTGAAGCAAGAGGTGTCGCAGCTTGGACAGAGACTGAAAACCATAGAGGAACTGCTCTCCAACCGCTCCTGGGAGGAAAACCAGAGAGTGTTTGAAATTGAGACCAATTCGGCTGTGACGGAATTATCCTACGCCCTTGTCACCTCCAATGCGACGCTGCCCGGCATTGCCAATATTGTTCTCAATTACGCAAAGGTGTTCACCAAAAGTGAAAGCGGATATGTATCGTCCATTGATCCCCAGACCAAGAACAACCTGTGCCATACCCTGACAGGGATGATGGGGGATTCCTGCAAAATCAGCGATTATGAAAAAGGTATTGTTTTTCCAGTGGGACCCGACGGCAAATATCCGACCCTGTGGGGCCATTGCCTGAACACCAGAGAAGCGTTTTACACCAACAGCCCCCAGACCCATGAAGCCTCAACAGGCACCCCGGAAAAGCATATCAAACTGCGCAACTTTCTTTCGGTACCGGCCATCATCGGGGATAAAGTGTACGGTCAGATCTCGGTGGCAAATACCATTAACGGATATACCGATTACGAGCTCAAAGGGGTCAAACGACTGGCCGCGGTGTTTGCCCTGGCCATCCAACGGGAGATGGACAAGGTTAAACTCCAGCAGGAAATCAAAAAACGAAAAATACTTGAAAGGAACATGCATGACGGGGACAAGACGTTTAACCAGATTGATCTTGAAGAGGCCAACCGGGCGCTTCGGGCGTTGCTTGAACAGCGGGGAATGGAACAAAAACAAACCGAGAAAAAAATCATTCAAAATGTGAATCACCTGATCTCCCCCTATTTTGAGAAACTTGAGCAAACGGGACTGACCCCGCAACAGCAGACCTATCTCAAAATCATCAAAAATAACCTGAAGGACGTCATCTCCCCGTTCATGACCCAGACAAAGTCCGCGGGGATATATCTGACCCCCCAGGAGCTGCAGGTAGCCTCACTGATCCGGTCCGGGCATCCGTCCAAGGACATTGCCGAAATTCTTGATATTGCACCCAACTCAGTCAACTTCCACCGCAAAAATTTAAGGCGTAAATTTAAAATCAGGAACAGGCAGGTCAATCTGCAAACTTATCTATTGGCATTTGACAAATTGTAG
- a CDS encoding cyclin-dependent kinase inhibitor 3 family protein: protein MVARTSHSHPLQIAEVQAGTDSGKIGITFCPGKHDLYAVTGVWARNLGLDLDVIKDWGASLVLTLIETAEMIDLKVPTLGEEVEDRGMKWIHLPIIDYSVPDDKFEQNWLIYGKEIRHRLCQGENILVHCKGGLGRAGMMAARLLVELGTEPEKAIRMVRRARSGAIETYTQLALVKQTTAINEDP from the coding sequence ATGGTAGCAAGAACAAGCCATTCACACCCGCTTCAGATTGCTGAAGTTCAGGCCGGCACCGACAGTGGAAAGATTGGGATCACTTTTTGTCCGGGAAAACATGACCTCTATGCTGTCACAGGTGTTTGGGCCAGAAATCTGGGGCTTGATTTAGATGTAATAAAAGACTGGGGTGCAAGTCTCGTACTTACCTTAATAGAAACTGCCGAAATGATAGACCTGAAAGTGCCGACATTGGGAGAGGAAGTAGAGGATCGAGGCATGAAGTGGATTCATTTACCTATTATAGATTATTCTGTGCCTGATGATAAATTTGAGCAAAACTGGCTTATTTATGGTAAAGAAATCCGCCATCGTTTGTGTCAGGGGGAGAATATACTGGTTCACTGTAAAGGTGGCCTGGGAAGAGCCGGGATGATGGCTGCGCGTCTCTTGGTCGAGTTGGGAACTGAGCCGGAAAAGGCCATCAGAATGGTGCGCAGAGCACGATCCGGAGCCATTGAAACCTACACGCAGTTAGCATTGGTGAAACAAACCACAGCGATTAATGAAGATCCTTAA
- a CDS encoding HD domain-containing phosphohydrolase: protein MGHINTSVDRLIKIVQQGGSIRTGIDVYNSKKIKTIDRYSIINDVNILLKLKAEGIDALPISRKLGGGTWDNEGTELKLMRGDKAPLIEQDGVPELPEIDKKIKKIEEIRKEASVKFENAKKNIKKVISDIRDTGGEFDYGQVENTVTELLDFINTDESAFSLLTREIFSYDDYLYNHSINVCTIGTPVIKHFINKYGTQFGLDDPEKIKEISIGYFMHDAGKVLVPEEILNKKGPLTNEEFEIVKTHSYKLGMQVFEKNHLHDPLITDSVRWHHAPMFKDEGRCYPNDVDAEDVPPHVKVCKLADIYDALTSVRCYKSAFNPIEVVTELFTKYSKKSKLVQKVLLSFISVVGIYPPGSVVYLNSGQMAYIIDSKGPIVLVFTDDWEMPLSRQPDPIDLSSPNSVADGLKIDHRRPMATPLYVYNKLPIGLREMIFSK, encoded by the coding sequence ATGGGACATATAAACACATCTGTTGACCGATTAATTAAAATCGTTCAGCAGGGCGGAAGTATCCGAACCGGTATTGATGTCTACAATTCAAAAAAAATAAAAACAATTGATAGGTATAGCATAATCAACGATGTGAATATTTTGCTGAAATTAAAGGCCGAAGGGATTGACGCTCTTCCTATCAGCCGTAAATTAGGGGGCGGTACATGGGATAATGAAGGTACGGAGTTAAAGCTTATGCGGGGGGACAAGGCGCCTCTCATCGAACAAGACGGCGTCCCTGAGCTTCCTGAAATTGATAAAAAAATAAAAAAAATTGAAGAAATTAGAAAAGAGGCCAGTGTCAAATTTGAGAATGCAAAGAAAAACATAAAAAAAGTTATCTCCGATATCAGAGATACGGGAGGGGAATTTGATTATGGCCAAGTGGAAAATACCGTAACCGAATTATTGGACTTTATAAATACCGATGAAAGCGCCTTTTCATTATTAACCCGTGAAATTTTCAGCTATGACGACTATCTTTATAACCACTCCATTAATGTCTGCACCATCGGAACACCGGTAATCAAGCATTTCATCAACAAATACGGTACGCAGTTCGGGCTGGATGATCCGGAAAAAATCAAAGAGATTTCCATTGGTTATTTTATGCACGATGCTGGAAAAGTTTTAGTTCCCGAAGAAATATTAAATAAAAAAGGACCGTTAACTAATGAAGAATTTGAAATAGTCAAAACCCATTCGTATAAACTGGGGATGCAGGTGTTTGAGAAGAATCATCTCCATGATCCCCTGATCACTGATTCGGTTCGATGGCACCATGCCCCAATGTTCAAGGATGAAGGGCGATGTTATCCCAATGACGTGGACGCCGAAGACGTTCCTCCCCATGTGAAGGTTTGTAAATTAGCGGACATCTATGACGCATTGACATCTGTACGATGTTATAAAAGCGCTTTTAATCCCATTGAGGTGGTTACTGAGCTGTTCACTAAATATTCAAAAAAAAGCAAACTGGTGCAGAAGGTGCTCCTTTCATTTATCAGCGTGGTGGGGATATACCCGCCGGGAAGCGTGGTGTATTTAAACAGCGGCCAAATGGCTTATATAATAGATTCTAAAGGACCCATCGTATTGGTTTTCACTGATGATTGGGAGATGCCTTTAAGTCGTCAACCAGATCCCATTGACCTTTCAAGTCCCAATAGTGTTGCAGACGGCTTAAAAATCGATCATAGGCGGCCTATGGCCACGCCGCTGTATGTGTATAATAAGTTGCCTATAGGGCTAAGAGAAATGATTTTTTCTAAATAA